One genomic window of Carassius auratus strain Wakin chromosome 14, ASM336829v1, whole genome shotgun sequence includes the following:
- the LOC113113663 gene encoding syntaxin-3 isoform X2 translates to MKDRLEQLKATCDHDDEDVEIAVDNPAFMDEFFSQIEDIRHSIDKIDENVAEVKKLYSVILSAPTSDQKTQDDLEALTNDIKKMANNARNKLKTIERNLEMEEVERVSADMRIRKSQHAVLSRKFVDVMTKYNEAQLDFREKSKGRIQRQLEITGKSTTDEELEEMLEGGNAAVFTAGIVDSGISKQALSEIEARHKDIVRLESSIKELHDMFVDIAMLVESQGNMVDNIEVNVGKAVDHVEAAKTETKKAVRYQSKARKKIIIIVSVVLAVLAVIALIVGLSVGLKQ, encoded by the exons ACATGCGATCATGATGATGAAGATGTTGAGATCGCCGTGGACAATCCTGCCTTTATGGATGAGTTCTTTTCCCAG ATTGAAGACATCAGGCACAGCATTGATAAGATCGACGAGAATGTGGCCGAAGTGAAGAAACTTTACTCAGTTATTCTTTCTGCACCAACATCTGACCAGA AGACACAGGATGATTTGGAGGCACTTACTAATGATATCAAGAAAATGGCCAACAATGCTCGTAACAAACTAAAGA CCATCGAAAGGAATCTTGAGATGGAAGAAGTGGAAAGAGTATCGGCTGACATGAGAATACGCAAATCACAG CATGCTGTACTTTCCAGGAAGTTTGTTGATGTGATGACCAAATACAATGAAGCTCAGTTGGACTTCAGAGAGAAAAGCAAAGGCCGCATTCAGAGACAATTAGAGATCA CTGGTAAATCCACAACTGATGAGGAGCTGGAGGAGATGCTGGAGGGAGGAAATGCAGCCGTTTTCACAGCAGGG ATTGTGGATTCAGGGATTTCCAAACAAGCGCTGAGTGAGATTGAAGCGCGTCACAAAGACATTGTGCGTCTGGAGAGCAGCATAAAGGAGCTGCATGACATGTTTGTGGACATCGCCATGCTGGTGGAGAGCCAG GGCAACATGGTTGATAACATTGAGGTGAATGTAGGTAAAGCAGTCGATCATGTTGAAGCGGCAAAGACTGAAACCAAGAAAGCAGTCAGGTATCAGAGTAAAGCGCGGAAG AAAATCATTATCATAGTGTCTGTGGTTTTGGCAGTTTTGGCAGTTATTGCTTTGATAGTGGGTTTATCTGTAGGTCTAAAACAATAA
- the LOC113113663 gene encoding syntaxin-3 isoform X4, with protein sequence MKDRLEQLKATCDHDDEDVEIAVDNPAFMDEFFSQIEDIRHSIDKIDENVAEVKKLYSVILSAPTSDQKTQDDLEALTNDIKKMANNARNKLKTIERNLEMEEVERVSADMRIRKSQHAVLSRKFVDVMTKYNEAQLDFREKSKGRIQRQLEITGKSTTDEELEEMLEGGNAAVFTAGIVDSGISKQALSEIEARHKDIVRLESSIKELHDMFVDIAMLVESQGGMIERIENNMDQSVGFVERAVADTKKAAKYQQEARRKKMMIMLCCVILGIVVFSYLYSFFS encoded by the exons ACATGCGATCATGATGATGAAGATGTTGAGATCGCCGTGGACAATCCTGCCTTTATGGATGAGTTCTTTTCCCAG ATTGAAGACATCAGGCACAGCATTGATAAGATCGACGAGAATGTGGCCGAAGTGAAGAAACTTTACTCAGTTATTCTTTCTGCACCAACATCTGACCAGA AGACACAGGATGATTTGGAGGCACTTACTAATGATATCAAGAAAATGGCCAACAATGCTCGTAACAAACTAAAGA CCATCGAAAGGAATCTTGAGATGGAAGAAGTGGAAAGAGTATCGGCTGACATGAGAATACGCAAATCACAG CATGCTGTACTTTCCAGGAAGTTTGTTGATGTGATGACCAAATACAATGAAGCTCAGTTGGACTTCAGAGAGAAAAGCAAAGGCCGCATTCAGAGACAATTAGAGATCA CTGGTAAATCCACAACTGATGAGGAGCTGGAGGAGATGCTGGAGGGAGGAAATGCAGCCGTTTTCACAGCAGGG ATTGTGGATTCAGGGATTTCCAAACAAGCGCTGAGTGAGATTGAAGCGCGTCACAAAGACATTGTGCGTCTGGAGAGCAGCATAAAGGAGCTGCATGACATGTTTGTGGACATCGCCATGCTGGTGGAGAGCCAG GGTGGTATGATTGAGAGGATTGAGAACAACATGGACCAGTCAGTGGGTTTTGTGGAGCGGGCGGTTGCTGACACTAAAAAAGCTGCTAAATATCAGCAGGAGGCTCGACGT aaGAAAATGATGATCATGCTTTGCTGTGTGATTCTGGGGATTGTTGTCTTTTCTTATCTGTACAGCTTCTTTTCTTAA
- the LOC113113663 gene encoding syntaxin-3 isoform X3 encodes MKDRLEQLKATCDHDDEDVEIAVDNPAFMDEFFSQIEDIRHSIDKIDENVAEVKKLYSVILSAPTSDQKTQDDLEALTNDIKKMANNARNKLKTIERNLEMEEVERVSADMRIRKSQHAVLSRKFVDVMTKYNEAQLDFREKSKGRIQRQLEITGKSTTDEELEEMLEGGNAAVFTAGIVDSGISKQALSEIEARHKDIVRLESSIKELHDMFVDIAMLVESQGNMVDNIEVNVGKAVDHVEAAKTETKKAVRYQSKARKKMIILGVIGAVVLIIIIIIILTQVL; translated from the exons ACATGCGATCATGATGATGAAGATGTTGAGATCGCCGTGGACAATCCTGCCTTTATGGATGAGTTCTTTTCCCAG ATTGAAGACATCAGGCACAGCATTGATAAGATCGACGAGAATGTGGCCGAAGTGAAGAAACTTTACTCAGTTATTCTTTCTGCACCAACATCTGACCAGA AGACACAGGATGATTTGGAGGCACTTACTAATGATATCAAGAAAATGGCCAACAATGCTCGTAACAAACTAAAGA CCATCGAAAGGAATCTTGAGATGGAAGAAGTGGAAAGAGTATCGGCTGACATGAGAATACGCAAATCACAG CATGCTGTACTTTCCAGGAAGTTTGTTGATGTGATGACCAAATACAATGAAGCTCAGTTGGACTTCAGAGAGAAAAGCAAAGGCCGCATTCAGAGACAATTAGAGATCA CTGGTAAATCCACAACTGATGAGGAGCTGGAGGAGATGCTGGAGGGAGGAAATGCAGCCGTTTTCACAGCAGGG ATTGTGGATTCAGGGATTTCCAAACAAGCGCTGAGTGAGATTGAAGCGCGTCACAAAGACATTGTGCGTCTGGAGAGCAGCATAAAGGAGCTGCATGACATGTTTGTGGACATCGCCATGCTGGTGGAGAGCCAG GGCAACATGGTTGATAACATTGAGGTGAATGTAGGTAAAGCAGTCGATCATGTTGAAGCGGCAAAGACTGAAACCAAGAAAGCAGTCAGGTATCAGAGTAAAGCGCGGAAG AAGATGATCATACTGGGTGTGATTGGTGCTGTGgtgctcatcatcatcatcatcatcatcctcacacAGGTTCTATGA
- the LOC113113663 gene encoding syntaxin-3 isoform X5: MKDRLEQLKATCDHDDEDVEIAVDNPAFMDEFFSQIEDIRHSIDKIDENVAEVKKLYSVILSAPTSDQKTQDDLEALTNDIKKMANNARNKLKTIERNLEMEEVERVSADMRIRKSQHAVLSRKFVDVMTKYNEAQLDFREKSKGRIQRQLEITGKSTTDEELEEMLEGGNAAVFTAGIVDSGISKQALSEIEARHKDIVRLESSIKELHDMFVDIAMLVESQGGMIERIENNMDQSVGFVERAVADTKKAAKYQQEARRVSS; the protein is encoded by the exons ACATGCGATCATGATGATGAAGATGTTGAGATCGCCGTGGACAATCCTGCCTTTATGGATGAGTTCTTTTCCCAG ATTGAAGACATCAGGCACAGCATTGATAAGATCGACGAGAATGTGGCCGAAGTGAAGAAACTTTACTCAGTTATTCTTTCTGCACCAACATCTGACCAGA AGACACAGGATGATTTGGAGGCACTTACTAATGATATCAAGAAAATGGCCAACAATGCTCGTAACAAACTAAAGA CCATCGAAAGGAATCTTGAGATGGAAGAAGTGGAAAGAGTATCGGCTGACATGAGAATACGCAAATCACAG CATGCTGTACTTTCCAGGAAGTTTGTTGATGTGATGACCAAATACAATGAAGCTCAGTTGGACTTCAGAGAGAAAAGCAAAGGCCGCATTCAGAGACAATTAGAGATCA CTGGTAAATCCACAACTGATGAGGAGCTGGAGGAGATGCTGGAGGGAGGAAATGCAGCCGTTTTCACAGCAGGG ATTGTGGATTCAGGGATTTCCAAACAAGCGCTGAGTGAGATTGAAGCGCGTCACAAAGACATTGTGCGTCTGGAGAGCAGCATAAAGGAGCTGCATGACATGTTTGTGGACATCGCCATGCTGGTGGAGAGCCAG GGTGGTATGATTGAGAGGATTGAGAACAACATGGACCAGTCAGTGGGTTTTGTGGAGCGGGCGGTTGCTGACACTAAAAAAGCTGCTAAATATCAGCAGGAGGCTCGACGTGTGAGTTCATGA
- the LOC113113663 gene encoding syntaxin-3 isoform X6, with product MKDRLEQLKATCDHDDEDVEIAVDNPAFMDEFFSQIEDIRHSIDKIDENVAEVKKLYSVILSAPTSDQKTQDDLEALTNDIKKMANNARNKLKTIERNLEMEEVERVSADMRIRKSQHAVLSRKFVDVMTKYNEAQLDFREKSKGRIQRQLEITGKSTTDEELEEMLEGGNAAVFTAGIVDSGISKQALSEIEARHKDIVRLESSIKELHDMFVDIAMLVESQKMIILGVIGAVVLIIIIIIILTQVL from the exons ACATGCGATCATGATGATGAAGATGTTGAGATCGCCGTGGACAATCCTGCCTTTATGGATGAGTTCTTTTCCCAG ATTGAAGACATCAGGCACAGCATTGATAAGATCGACGAGAATGTGGCCGAAGTGAAGAAACTTTACTCAGTTATTCTTTCTGCACCAACATCTGACCAGA AGACACAGGATGATTTGGAGGCACTTACTAATGATATCAAGAAAATGGCCAACAATGCTCGTAACAAACTAAAGA CCATCGAAAGGAATCTTGAGATGGAAGAAGTGGAAAGAGTATCGGCTGACATGAGAATACGCAAATCACAG CATGCTGTACTTTCCAGGAAGTTTGTTGATGTGATGACCAAATACAATGAAGCTCAGTTGGACTTCAGAGAGAAAAGCAAAGGCCGCATTCAGAGACAATTAGAGATCA CTGGTAAATCCACAACTGATGAGGAGCTGGAGGAGATGCTGGAGGGAGGAAATGCAGCCGTTTTCACAGCAGGG ATTGTGGATTCAGGGATTTCCAAACAAGCGCTGAGTGAGATTGAAGCGCGTCACAAAGACATTGTGCGTCTGGAGAGCAGCATAAAGGAGCTGCATGACATGTTTGTGGACATCGCCATGCTGGTGGAGAGCCAG AAGATGATCATACTGGGTGTGATTGGTGCTGTGgtgctcatcatcatcatcatcatcatcctcacacAGGTTCTATGA
- the LOC113113663 gene encoding syntaxin-3 isoform X1, with the protein MKDRLEQLKATCDHDDEDVEIAVDNPAFMDEFFSQIEDIRHSIDKIDENVAEVKKLYSVILSAPTSDQKTQDDLEALTNDIKKMANNARNKLKTIERNLEMEEVERVSADMRIRKSQHAVLSRKFVDVMTKYNEAQLDFREKSKGRIQRQLEITGKSTTDEELEEMLEGGNAAVFTAGIVDSGISKQALSEIEARHKDIVRLESSIKELHDMFVDIAMLVESQHTCLSSSLFKLVLLAAKPYAAAQTDFPSALSLTCECSLTVLFVRMTFLLPLLSVFLSFIYIIWSQTLYTHYTFTLIRRKSVALFQKPSELHN; encoded by the exons ACATGCGATCATGATGATGAAGATGTTGAGATCGCCGTGGACAATCCTGCCTTTATGGATGAGTTCTTTTCCCAG ATTGAAGACATCAGGCACAGCATTGATAAGATCGACGAGAATGTGGCCGAAGTGAAGAAACTTTACTCAGTTATTCTTTCTGCACCAACATCTGACCAGA AGACACAGGATGATTTGGAGGCACTTACTAATGATATCAAGAAAATGGCCAACAATGCTCGTAACAAACTAAAGA CCATCGAAAGGAATCTTGAGATGGAAGAAGTGGAAAGAGTATCGGCTGACATGAGAATACGCAAATCACAG CATGCTGTACTTTCCAGGAAGTTTGTTGATGTGATGACCAAATACAATGAAGCTCAGTTGGACTTCAGAGAGAAAAGCAAAGGCCGCATTCAGAGACAATTAGAGATCA CTGGTAAATCCACAACTGATGAGGAGCTGGAGGAGATGCTGGAGGGAGGAAATGCAGCCGTTTTCACAGCAGGG ATTGTGGATTCAGGGATTTCCAAACAAGCGCTGAGTGAGATTGAAGCGCGTCACAAAGACATTGTGCGTCTGGAGAGCAGCATAAAGGAGCTGCATGACATGTTTGTGGACATCGCCATGCTGGTGGAGAGCCAG CATACTTGTCTCTCTTCCTCTTTGTTCAAACTCGTTCTGTTGGCTGCTAAGCCGTATGCAGCTGCTCAGACTGACTTCCCATCAGCCCTCTCTCTCACATGTGAGTGCTCTCTAACTGTCCTCTTTGTTCGCATGACCTTTTTACTTCCCTTACTGTCTGTTTTCCTTTCATTCATTTACATTATTTGGTCACAAACTTTATACACCCATTACACCTTCACCTTGATTAGAAGAAAGTCAGTTGCGCTTTTccaaaaacctagtgagctgcacAACTAG